In the genome of Halobacterium noricense, one region contains:
- a CDS encoding PHP domain-containing protein — MVYADLHVHTQHSDGTLTLDEVPAAASEAGVSAVAVTDHDRIHPGFDAPVDERAGVEVVAGIELRVATGDQRLDLLGYGVTPTDALVAETDRIQRDRVARGRAIIESVEAELGVSLDVEPREGLGRPHIARSVVAHPDTAYDTPDAVFADLIGNDGPCFVARDVPDFETGVELLTEACSVVGLAHPLRYPDPEAALARCDALDAVELHYPYDRPVGEAPDEDGRALVEAAIDEYDLLPAGGSDAHGRELGRTGLDEAAYADFRARL; from the coding sequence ATGGTCTACGCGGACCTCCACGTCCACACGCAGCACTCCGACGGCACGCTCACGCTCGACGAGGTGCCCGCGGCCGCCAGCGAGGCCGGCGTCAGCGCCGTCGCGGTCACCGACCACGACCGCATCCACCCCGGCTTCGACGCGCCCGTCGACGAGCGCGCCGGCGTCGAAGTCGTCGCCGGCATCGAACTCCGCGTCGCGACTGGCGACCAGCGCCTCGACCTCCTCGGCTACGGTGTCACCCCCACGGACGCGCTCGTCGCCGAGACCGACCGCATCCAGCGCGACCGCGTCGCTCGCGGCCGCGCCATCATCGAGAGCGTCGAGGCCGAACTCGGCGTCTCACTGGACGTCGAACCCCGCGAGGGACTGGGCCGCCCGCACATCGCCCGCAGCGTCGTCGCCCACCCCGACACCGCTTACGACACGCCCGACGCGGTCTTCGCGGACCTCATCGGCAACGACGGCCCGTGCTTCGTCGCCCGCGACGTCCCGGACTTCGAGACGGGCGTCGAACTCCTCACCGAAGCCTGTAGCGTCGTCGGCCTCGCACACCCGCTCCGGTATCCCGACCCCGAGGCCGCGCTCGCGCGCTGCGACGCGCTCGACGCCGTCGAACTCCACTACCCCTACGACCGCCCCGTCGGCGAGGCTCCCGACGAGGACGGCCGCGCACTCGTCGAGGCCGCCATCGACGAGTACGACCTCCTCCCCGCGGGCGGCAGCGACGCCCACGGCCGCGAACTCGGGAGGACGGGACTCGACGAGGCCGCGTACGCCGACTTCCGCGCGCGGCTCTGA
- a CDS encoding DUF5789 family protein gives MTLRETADVLASQSYPLTADELADAIGDHELAHPDGSESLESVIERTGETRFEDAQDATFAVYSALDADAVGRIGYSDRDPTPMGTDGPGQVSF, from the coding sequence ATGACGCTCCGAGAGACCGCCGACGTCCTCGCATCGCAGAGCTACCCGCTGACCGCCGACGAGCTGGCCGACGCCATCGGGGACCACGAGCTCGCCCACCCCGACGGCAGCGAGAGCCTCGAATCCGTCATCGAGCGCACCGGCGAGACGCGCTTCGAGGACGCCCAGGACGCGACGTTCGCGGTGTACAGCGCGCTCGACGCCGACGCGGTCGGCCGCATCGGCTACAGCGACCGCGACCCGACGCCGATGGGGACCGACGGCCCCGGCCAGGTTTCGTTCTAG
- a CDS encoding DUF5786 family protein has translation MSMGAYDEAEHERREAKTNNVEVADDDTRTTYEGSVEFEDGDSAEDLIDQFQQLQSN, from the coding sequence ATGTCTATGGGTGCCTATGACGAAGCCGAACACGAACGCCGCGAAGCGAAGACCAACAACGTCGAGGTCGCCGACGACGACACCCGGACGACCTACGAGGGCTCCGTGGAGTTCGAGGACGGCGACTCAGCCGAGGACCTCATCGACCAGTTCCAGCAGCTGCAGTCGAACTAG
- a CDS encoding DUF7530 family protein, with translation MGDTDRERMQAVYGEAWVYESIVGAIPGVDVSDRTAVIVQFAGFEAVLLALAFAYDLPGTIIPGTAAVVVAAAGSAFMLDIGRRARNPGVPVRYRRLLFASSIEVVLGVVAYVALLTYLFVYDPRDGATLFAALLGERPPVLPAAFALLVLWDVCYRIGTGWWAAVVALWRSLSYDFDADTAAVVRAVDRRTLAFGALQTVMLPFVWTHPPLVVAVAGHVAAVVLVATGSLLAIKQGG, from the coding sequence ATGGGTGACACCGACCGCGAGCGGATGCAGGCGGTCTACGGTGAGGCGTGGGTGTACGAGAGCATCGTCGGCGCGATTCCCGGCGTCGATGTCTCGGACCGTACCGCCGTCATCGTCCAGTTCGCGGGCTTCGAGGCGGTGTTGCTCGCGCTCGCGTTCGCCTACGACCTCCCCGGTACTATCATCCCGGGGACCGCCGCCGTCGTCGTCGCCGCGGCGGGGAGCGCGTTCATGCTCGACATCGGCCGTCGCGCTCGGAACCCCGGCGTGCCGGTCCGCTACCGGCGACTGCTGTTCGCGTCCAGCATCGAAGTCGTCCTCGGCGTCGTCGCGTACGTCGCCCTCCTGACCTACTTGTTCGTCTACGACCCGCGGGACGGCGCGACGCTGTTCGCGGCGCTGCTCGGCGAGCGGCCGCCCGTGCTCCCCGCGGCGTTCGCGCTGCTCGTGCTCTGGGACGTCTGCTACCGCATCGGCACGGGCTGGTGGGCGGCGGTCGTCGCACTCTGGCGGTCGCTCTCCTACGACTTCGACGCCGACACCGCCGCCGTGGTGCGCGCGGTCGACCGGCGGACGCTGGCGTTCGGCGCGCTCCAGACCGTGATGCTGCCGTTCGTCTGGACGCACCCGCCGCTGGTGGTCGCCGTCGCGGGCCACGTCGCCGCGGTCGTGCTCGTCGCTACCGGGTCGCTGCTCGCGATAAAACAGGGCGGCTAG
- a CDS encoding NAD(P)H-binding protein, translating to MRVLVTGATGFVGGHLVPELVAAGHDVRALVRDPERYDAPEGVDVVAGDLLDAETLSGVFDGVDAAYYLVHSMGSGGDFAERDRRAARNFAAAADAAAVSRVVYLGGLGETGDDLSPHLASRREVEAVLADAAFDLTTLRAAVIVGAGSAGFDVVYQLVDKLPVMVTPKWVRTPCQPIAVRDVVAYLVGVLDHPGTAGETYEVGGPQVLSYETMLERTAELAGKRLLVLPVPVLSPRLSTYWVDLVTDVPRSVAHPLIHGLKNPVVVTDHGIRDVIPVELTPFEDAAKRALREYGEDVDG from the coding sequence ATGCGCGTGCTCGTCACGGGTGCCACCGGCTTCGTCGGTGGGCACCTCGTCCCCGAACTCGTCGCCGCCGGCCACGACGTCCGGGCGCTCGTCCGCGACCCCGAGCGCTACGACGCCCCGGAGGGCGTCGACGTCGTCGCCGGCGACCTGCTCGACGCCGAAACACTGTCGGGCGTCTTCGACGGCGTCGACGCCGCGTACTACCTCGTGCACTCGATGGGGTCGGGCGGCGACTTCGCCGAGCGCGACCGTCGCGCCGCCCGGAACTTCGCGGCGGCCGCCGACGCCGCCGCCGTCTCCCGGGTGGTCTACCTCGGCGGCCTCGGGGAGACCGGCGACGACCTCTCCCCGCACCTCGCCTCGCGGCGCGAAGTCGAGGCCGTGCTCGCGGACGCCGCCTTCGACCTCACGACGCTGCGCGCCGCGGTCATCGTCGGCGCGGGGAGCGCGGGCTTCGACGTCGTCTACCAGCTCGTCGACAAACTCCCCGTGATGGTGACGCCGAAGTGGGTGCGTACGCCCTGCCAGCCCATCGCCGTCCGCGACGTCGTCGCCTACCTCGTGGGCGTCCTCGACCACCCCGGGACGGCGGGCGAGACGTACGAAGTCGGCGGGCCGCAGGTGCTCTCCTACGAGACGATGCTCGAACGCACCGCCGAACTCGCGGGCAAACGCCTCCTCGTCCTCCCGGTCCCCGTGCTCTCGCCGCGGCTGTCGACGTACTGGGTGGACCTCGTGACCGACGTGCCTCGGTCTGTCGCCCACCCGCTGATTCACGGCCTGAAGAACCCCGTCGTCGTCACCGACCACGGCATCAGGGACGTGATTCCCGTCGAGTTGACGCCGTTCGAGGACGCCGCCAAGCGCGCGCTCCGAGAGTACGGGGAGGACGTCGATGGGTGA
- a CDS encoding DUF7561 family protein codes for MSERCEGCGDSVRVAGGIGDIWTMDPTGTGGMTLEFTDVQESQSDSCTPSEARSASEDDSEFFLCFDCIDALPDEPGAGDVAALGEQ; via the coding sequence ATGAGCGAGCGCTGCGAGGGCTGTGGCGACAGCGTCCGAGTCGCGGGCGGTATCGGCGACATCTGGACGATGGACCCGACGGGCACTGGCGGGATGACCCTCGAATTTACGGACGTTCAGGAGTCGCAGAGCGACTCCTGCACCCCATCAGAAGCGCGAAGCGCTTCTGAGGACGATTCGGAATTCTTCCTCTGTTTCGACTGCATCGACGCGCTCCCCGACGAACCGGGTGCGGGCGACGTGGCCGCGCTCGGCGAGCAGTGA
- a CDS encoding helicase C-terminal domain-containing protein translates to MNPERIVGEFPAPEFRGAQQQALRDVRDAFDAGNDVVLVRAPTGSGKSLIARAIMGCARRVEDADPVDPTGAYYTTPQVSQLDDVAEDDLLDDLKLIRGKSNYTCILPGEEDTPVDRAPCARERGYDCAVKHRCPYFSDRAIASSREYAAMTLAYFMRTAGSEVFRKRDVCVIDEAHGLAEWAEMYATIDLNEHTVPVWADVRVPDVDGDPDAAVNFAEHLVRTCESAKDELLGQDELTPEEAGKRDRLQELISELNWFVEDYKDPESATTWVVDSEARSASEQSSGQRPRDADEQSVTVKPMDPERYLKHTVWDRANKFALLSATILNKEAFCRSVGLDPSNVALVDVEHTFPLENRPLYDVTQGKMTYEDREQTLPKVAETVVRVMAHHPDEKGIVHAHSYDIAEKLAGHLQEFGVGDRVRTHDSDTRDAELERWKESDDPEVFVAVKMEEALDLKYDLGRWQVLCKAPFLNTNDSRVAARLADGQWAWYYRTALQTVIQGCGRVVRAPDDHGATYVVDSSILDLFDRARTDMPPWFRDQVDARTTPDLPEPDAAAALAAISGGVDQVELTYTSSRGSSTSSSASTSTSEQSSASDDRDSSGDRSSRSGSPLADVWDAE, encoded by the coding sequence GTGAATCCCGAGCGCATCGTCGGGGAGTTCCCCGCCCCCGAGTTCCGCGGCGCCCAGCAGCAGGCCCTGCGGGACGTCCGCGACGCGTTCGACGCGGGCAACGACGTGGTACTGGTGCGCGCGCCCACCGGCAGCGGGAAGAGCCTCATCGCGCGCGCCATCATGGGCTGCGCGCGCCGCGTCGAGGACGCCGACCCCGTCGACCCGACGGGCGCGTACTACACGACCCCGCAGGTCTCCCAGCTGGACGACGTCGCCGAGGACGACCTGCTCGACGACCTCAAACTCATCCGCGGGAAGTCCAACTACACCTGTATTCTGCCGGGCGAGGAGGACACGCCGGTCGACCGCGCGCCCTGCGCCCGCGAGCGCGGCTACGACTGCGCGGTCAAACACCGCTGCCCGTACTTCTCCGACCGCGCCATCGCCTCCTCCCGGGAGTACGCCGCGATGACGCTGGCGTACTTCATGCGCACCGCGGGCTCGGAGGTGTTCCGCAAGCGCGACGTCTGCGTCATCGACGAGGCGCACGGGCTCGCGGAGTGGGCGGAGATGTACGCGACCATCGACCTGAACGAGCACACCGTCCCCGTCTGGGCGGACGTGCGCGTGCCGGACGTGGACGGCGACCCGGACGCCGCGGTGAACTTCGCCGAACACCTCGTGCGGACCTGCGAGAGCGCGAAGGACGAACTGCTCGGACAGGACGAACTCACGCCCGAGGAGGCCGGGAAACGCGACCGCCTCCAGGAACTCATCTCGGAGCTGAACTGGTTCGTGGAGGACTACAAGGACCCCGAGTCCGCGACGACGTGGGTCGTGGATAGCGAGGCGCGAAGCGCCTCGGAACAGTCGAGCGGGCAGCGCCCGCGAGACGCCGACGAGCAGTCGGTGACGGTGAAGCCGATGGACCCCGAGCGCTACCTCAAGCACACGGTGTGGGACCGCGCGAACAAGTTCGCGCTCCTCTCCGCGACGATTCTGAACAAGGAGGCGTTCTGCCGGAGCGTCGGCCTCGACCCGTCGAACGTCGCGCTCGTCGACGTCGAACACACGTTTCCGCTGGAGAACCGCCCGCTGTACGACGTGACGCAGGGGAAGATGACCTACGAGGACCGCGAGCAGACGCTCCCGAAGGTCGCCGAGACGGTGGTGCGCGTGATGGCCCACCACCCCGACGAGAAGGGCATCGTGCACGCCCACTCCTACGACATCGCCGAGAAACTCGCCGGTCACCTGCAGGAGTTCGGGGTCGGCGACCGCGTGCGCACGCACGACTCGGACACCCGGGACGCCGAATTGGAGCGCTGGAAGGAAAGCGACGACCCCGAGGTGTTCGTCGCGGTGAAGATGGAGGAAGCCCTCGACCTGAAGTACGACCTCGGGCGCTGGCAGGTGCTCTGCAAGGCGCCGTTCCTGAACACGAACGACTCGCGGGTGGCCGCGCGGCTCGCGGACGGCCAGTGGGCGTGGTACTACCGGACGGCGCTCCAGACCGTGATTCAGGGCTGCGGGCGGGTCGTCCGCGCGCCCGACGACCACGGCGCGACCTACGTCGTGGATTCGAGCATCCTCGACCTCTTCGACCGCGCGCGCACCGACATGCCGCCGTGGTTCCGCGACCAGGTGGACGCGAGGACGACGCCCGACCTCCCCGAACCCGACGCGGCCGCTGCGCTGGCCGCTATCTCGGGCGGCGTCGACCAGGTGGAACTGACGTACACGTCCAGCCGCGGGTCGAGCACGTCGTCGAGCGCGAGTACGAGCACGAGCGAGCAAAGCAGCGCGAGCGACGACCGTGATAGCAGCGGCGACCGCAGTTCGCGCTCCGGGAGCCCACTTGCGGACGTCTGGGACGCCGAGTAG
- a CDS encoding class I SAM-dependent methyltransferase, with protein MDLAVVVPKPDSEARIAALEAEGVYDDARKVREHDAERVELPVTARPSDTPIERVVEQSDPELRAPGLDDLLRERGWSEAERDRAPSSWAVVGTVILADFTDCPRPTEVGDALLDLHSEADTVLARGGIDGEHREPDVSVVAGAGDTETVHTEHGTKYALDLSRVMFAPGNKAERARMGEVVRDGEQSEPSECASSEGRSSSDHSSGRSPREDGNGGPASGDGERVLDMFAGIGYFALPMARAGATVTAVEKNPESFRYLAENAQLNDVSENLDCVLGDCREVDSEADRVVMGYYDALGGGPVDEVETSEGGPGYLDAALDNLVSGGVLHVHSAVPEAELWERPESRLRAGCERAGRSVDIEARRRVKSHSAGVEHVVLDARIA; from the coding sequence ATGGACCTCGCCGTCGTCGTCCCGAAACCGGATTCTGAAGCCCGCATCGCCGCCCTGGAAGCCGAGGGCGTCTACGACGACGCGCGGAAAGTCCGCGAACACGACGCCGAGCGCGTCGAACTCCCAGTCACCGCGCGCCCGAGCGACACGCCCATCGAGCGTGTCGTCGAGCAGTCCGACCCCGAGTTGCGCGCGCCCGGCCTCGACGACTTGCTCCGCGAGCGCGGCTGGAGCGAGGCCGAGCGCGACCGCGCGCCGTCGTCGTGGGCGGTCGTCGGCACCGTGATTCTCGCTGACTTCACCGACTGCCCGCGTCCCACGGAGGTTGGGGATGCGCTGCTGGACCTCCACAGCGAGGCCGACACCGTGCTCGCGCGCGGCGGCATCGACGGCGAACACCGCGAACCCGACGTCTCCGTCGTCGCGGGCGCGGGCGACACCGAAACCGTCCACACCGAGCACGGCACGAAGTACGCGCTCGACCTCTCGCGGGTGATGTTCGCACCGGGGAACAAGGCCGAGCGCGCCCGCATGGGCGAGGTCGTGCGCGACGGCGAACAAAGTGAGCCGTCGGAATGCGCGAGTAGCGAGGGACGGAGTTCCTCGGACCATTCGAGCGGGCGAAGCCCGCGAGAAGACGGGAACGGAGGACCCGCGAGCGGCGACGGCGAGCGCGTTCTCGACATGTTCGCTGGCATCGGCTACTTCGCGCTCCCGATGGCGCGCGCCGGCGCTACTGTCACCGCCGTCGAGAAGAACCCCGAGTCGTTCCGCTACCTCGCGGAGAACGCCCAGCTCAACGACGTCAGCGAGAACCTGGACTGCGTGCTCGGGGACTGCCGCGAAGTCGACAGTGAAGCCGACCGCGTCGTCATGGGCTACTACGACGCGCTCGGCGGCGGCCCCGTCGACGAGGTCGAAACGAGTGAGGGCGGCCCGGGCTACCTCGACGCCGCGCTCGACAACCTCGTCTCTGGCGGTGTTCTCCACGTCCACAGCGCCGTTCCGGAGGCCGAGCTGTGGGAACGGCCCGAGTCGCGGCTCCGTGCGGGCTGCGAGCGGGCGGGCCGCTCGGTCGACATCGAGGCACGACGGCGCGTGAAGTCACACAGCGCGGGCGTCGAGCACGTCGTGCTGGACGCGCGAATCGCGTAA
- a CDS encoding 60S ribosomal export protein NMD3 has product MTDAGTFCPRCGDAIDADGDGVTRRERSLCDACYFEDFEFVDAPERIEVMVCARCGAVHRGNRWVDVDADDYTDVAIEETSEALAVHVEAEDVDWEVRPEQVDQNTIRMHCLFTGVVRDEVQTEEVVVPVKVSRQTCKRCGRIAGDSFASIVQVRAVGRDPTTEETERASELADQIVADMEATGDRNAFVTEVSEAESGIDLKLSTNKIGLKLARKLIEEFGGSFEDHEKLVTEDEDGNEVYRVTYAVRLPEFTPGDVIGLADDDGGPVLVRSVHGNLKGVRVTTGEPYEASYEDGDAPDARKLGSIDDTTDATVVTVEDDNAVQILDPETYESKTVPRPDYVDADASTVPAFKSRAGLHVLPEA; this is encoded by the coding sequence ATGACTGACGCAGGCACGTTCTGCCCCCGCTGCGGCGACGCCATCGACGCCGACGGCGACGGCGTCACCCGCCGCGAGCGCTCGCTGTGTGACGCCTGCTACTTCGAGGACTTCGAGTTCGTGGACGCGCCCGAACGCATCGAAGTGATGGTGTGCGCGCGCTGTGGCGCGGTCCACCGCGGGAACCGCTGGGTGGACGTCGACGCCGACGATTACACCGACGTCGCCATCGAGGAGACCAGCGAGGCGCTGGCGGTCCACGTCGAAGCCGAGGACGTCGACTGGGAGGTCCGCCCCGAGCAGGTCGACCAGAACACGATTCGCATGCACTGCCTGTTCACGGGCGTCGTCCGGGACGAAGTCCAGACCGAGGAGGTCGTCGTCCCGGTGAAGGTCAGCCGCCAGACGTGCAAGCGGTGTGGGCGCATCGCGGGCGACTCGTTCGCGTCCATCGTGCAGGTGCGGGCCGTCGGCCGCGACCCGACCACCGAGGAGACCGAGCGCGCGAGCGAACTCGCCGACCAAATCGTCGCCGACATGGAGGCCACGGGCGACCGGAACGCCTTCGTCACGGAGGTCTCGGAGGCCGAGTCCGGCATCGACCTCAAACTCTCGACGAACAAAATCGGGCTGAAACTCGCGCGCAAGCTCATCGAGGAGTTCGGCGGGAGCTTCGAGGACCACGAGAAGCTCGTCACCGAGGACGAGGACGGCAACGAGGTCTACCGCGTGACGTACGCCGTCCGCCTCCCCGAGTTCACGCCCGGCGACGTCATCGGCCTCGCGGACGACGACGGCGGCCCAGTGCTCGTGCGCTCGGTCCACGGCAACCTCAAGGGCGTCCGCGTCACCACGGGCGAGCCCTACGAGGCGAGCTACGAGGACGGCGACGCGCCCGACGCGCGGAAGCTCGGCTCGATAGACGACACCACGGACGCCACCGTCGTCACCGTCGAGGACGACAACGCCGTCCAGATTCTCGACCCCGAAACCTACGAGTCCAAGACCGTCCCGCGCCCGGACTACGTGGACGCCGACGCCAGCACCGTCCCGGCGTTCAAGTCCCGCGCCGGCCTCCACGTCCTCCCCGAGGCCTGA
- the radA gene encoding DNA repair and recombination protein RadA, whose product MPEADLEELPGVGPATAEKLRESGFESFQSIAVASAGELSNTADIGDSTAADVIQGAREAADVGGFETGATVLERREQIGKLTWNVPEIDEMLGGGIETQSISEVYGEFGAGKSQVTHQLSVNVQLPQEQGGLRGRAIFIDSEDTFRPERVDDMVRGLSDEKIQAAMDDRDIDGTPDDEEAMEALVAEFLDKIHVAKGFNSNHQMLLAEKAQEIASEYEDDEYPVRLLCVDSLTAHFRAEYVGRGELADRQQKLNKHLHDLDKVGNLYNAAVVVTNQVQSNPDSFFGDPTKPIGGNILGHKSTFRMYLRKSKNDKRIVKLVDAPNLADGEAVMRVQDGGIKPE is encoded by the coding sequence ATGCCCGAAGCAGACCTCGAGGAACTCCCCGGCGTCGGCCCCGCGACCGCGGAGAAACTCCGAGAGAGCGGATTCGAGTCGTTCCAGAGCATCGCCGTCGCGTCCGCCGGCGAGCTCTCCAACACCGCAGACATCGGCGACAGCACCGCCGCAGACGTCATCCAGGGCGCGCGTGAGGCCGCCGACGTCGGCGGCTTCGAGACCGGCGCGACCGTGCTCGAACGCCGCGAACAGATCGGCAAGCTCACCTGGAATGTCCCCGAAATCGACGAGATGCTCGGCGGCGGCATCGAGACCCAGTCCATCTCGGAAGTGTACGGCGAGTTCGGTGCCGGCAAGTCCCAGGTCACTCACCAGCTCTCGGTGAACGTTCAGCTCCCCCAGGAGCAGGGCGGGCTGCGCGGTCGCGCCATCTTCATCGACTCCGAGGACACGTTCCGCCCCGAACGCGTCGACGACATGGTGCGCGGACTCAGCGACGAGAAGATTCAGGCCGCGATGGACGACCGCGACATCGACGGCACCCCCGACGACGAGGAAGCGATGGAGGCGCTCGTCGCGGAGTTCCTCGACAAGATCCACGTCGCGAAAGGGTTCAACTCCAACCACCAGATGCTCCTCGCGGAGAAGGCCCAGGAGATCGCCTCCGAGTACGAGGACGACGAGTACCCCGTCCGCCTGCTCTGCGTGGACTCCCTGACCGCGCACTTCCGCGCGGAGTACGTCGGCCGCGGCGAACTCGCCGACCGCCAGCAGAAGCTCAACAAACACCTCCACGACCTCGACAAGGTCGGCAACCTCTACAACGCTGCCGTCGTCGTCACCAACCAAGTGCAGTCCAACCCGGACTCCTTCTTCGGTGACCCCACCAAGCCCATCGGCGGCAACATCCTCGGCCACAAGTCCACGTTCCGGATGTACCTCCGCAAGTCGAAGAACGACAAGCGCATCGTCAAGCTCGTCGACGCGCCCAACCTCGCCGACGGCGAAGCCGTCATGCGCGTCCAGGACGGCGGGATTAAGCCGGAATAG
- the sufU gene encoding Fe-S cluster assembly sulfur transfer protein SufU encodes MSMGSDMYRQQILDHYRNPRNHGELGDATFSHDGYNPSCGDELEFDVKLEDDGETIERVAFRGDGCAISQASASMLTQKLPGMTLEEVKELDTDDVLDMLGVEVTPMRVKCAVLSEKVVQDGAKIYEGEADVDETTTEDDE; translated from the coding sequence ATGAGTATGGGCTCGGACATGTACCGGCAGCAGATTCTCGACCACTACCGCAACCCCCGGAACCACGGCGAGCTCGGCGACGCGACGTTCTCCCACGACGGCTACAACCCATCGTGTGGCGACGAACTGGAGTTCGACGTGAAGCTCGAAGACGACGGCGAGACGATCGAGCGCGTGGCGTTCCGCGGCGACGGCTGCGCCATCAGCCAGGCCTCCGCGAGCATGCTCACGCAGAAGCTCCCGGGGATGACCCTCGAGGAAGTGAAAGAGCTCGACACCGACGACGTCCTCGACATGCTCGGCGTCGAAGTGACGCCGATGCGCGTGAAGTGCGCGGTGCTCTCCGAGAAGGTCGTGCAGGACGGCGCGAAAATCTACGAGGGCGAAGCCGACGTCGACGAGACGACCACCGAAGACGACGAGTAA
- a CDS encoding aminotransferase class V-fold PLP-dependent enzyme — translation MEATEQDPLDVDAIRADFPILDREVSDGQRLVYLDNAATTQTPEQVVDVFSDYYRGYNANVHRGIHQLSQEASIAYEEAHDRLADFVGADGREEMIFTKNTTESINLVAYAWGLNELSEGDAVVLSEMEHHSSFVTWREIAKKVGAEVRYIRVDENGYLDMDHAAELIDEDVEMVSVVHASNVLGTVNPMRELADLAHEQDALILGDGAQSVPNRPVDVKELDVDFYVFSGHKMAGPTGIGGLYGKREILEDMEPFLYGGDMIRRVSFEETTWNDLPWKFEAGTPLIAQGIALAEAADYLDDVGMEAIQAHEEAVTEYAYERLDEFDDVEIYGPPADDRGAVVAFNVDDIHAHDLASILNDHGIAIRAGDHCTQPLHQKLDIAASVRASFYFYNTKEEVDALVDSLDAARDIFN, via the coding sequence ATGGAAGCCACCGAGCAGGACCCCCTCGACGTCGACGCCATCCGGGCCGACTTCCCCATCCTCGACCGGGAGGTCAGCGACGGCCAGCGGCTCGTCTACCTCGACAACGCGGCGACGACGCAGACGCCCGAGCAGGTCGTCGACGTCTTCTCGGACTACTACCGCGGGTACAACGCGAACGTCCACCGCGGCATCCACCAGCTCAGCCAGGAAGCCTCCATCGCGTACGAGGAGGCCCACGACCGCCTCGCCGACTTCGTCGGCGCGGACGGCCGCGAGGAGATGATCTTCACGAAGAACACCACCGAGTCCATCAACCTCGTGGCGTACGCGTGGGGGCTCAACGAGCTCTCGGAGGGCGACGCGGTCGTGCTCTCGGAGATGGAGCACCACTCGTCGTTCGTGACGTGGCGCGAAATCGCGAAGAAGGTCGGCGCGGAGGTCCGCTACATCCGCGTCGACGAGAACGGCTACCTCGACATGGACCACGCCGCGGAACTCATCGACGAGGACGTCGAGATGGTCTCCGTGGTGCACGCCTCGAACGTCCTCGGCACCGTCAACCCGATGCGCGAACTCGCGGACCTCGCCCACGAGCAGGACGCGCTCATTCTCGGTGACGGCGCGCAGTCCGTTCCGAACCGCCCGGTCGACGTGAAGGAACTCGACGTCGACTTCTACGTCTTCTCCGGCCACAAGATGGCCGGTCCGACCGGTATCGGCGGCCTCTACGGCAAGCGCGAGATTCTCGAGGACATGGAGCCGTTCCTCTACGGCGGCGACATGATTCGGCGCGTCTCCTTCGAAGAGACGACGTGGAACGACCTCCCGTGGAAGTTCGAAGCCGGCACGCCGCTCATCGCGCAGGGCATCGCGCTCGCGGAAGCCGCCGACTACCTCGACGACGTCGGCATGGAGGCCATCCAGGCGCACGAGGAAGCCGTCACGGAATACGCCTACGAGCGCCTCGACGAGTTCGACGACGTGGAAATCTACGGCCCGCCCGCCGACGACCGCGGTGCCGTCGTCGCGTTCAACGTCGACGACATCCACGCCCACGACCTCGCCTCGATTCTGAACGACCACGGCATCGCCATCCGCGCCGGCGACCACTGTACGCAGCCGCTCCACCAGAAACTCGACATCGCCGCGTCCGTACGCGCGTCGTTCTACTTCTACAACACGAAGGAGGAAGTCGACGCGCTCGTCGACTCGCTGGACGCCGCGCGGGACATTTTCAACTAG
- a CDS encoding DUF424 domain-containing protein, with translation MILSERQTDRGLLVTACDPDVLGETFANGDTEFTVNEEFYGGETVDPDAVRESLARANVANLVGVEVVDLAIEEGHVEEANVLDLDGTVHAQFMRL, from the coding sequence ATGATACTCAGCGAACGACAGACAGACCGCGGCCTCCTCGTCACCGCCTGCGACCCGGACGTCCTCGGGGAGACGTTCGCCAACGGCGACACGGAGTTCACCGTGAACGAGGAGTTCTACGGCGGCGAGACCGTCGACCCGGACGCCGTCCGCGAGTCACTGGCCCGCGCGAACGTCGCGAACCTCGTCGGCGTCGAGGTCGTCGACCTCGCCATCGAGGAGGGCCACGTCGAGGAAGCGAACGTCCTCGACCTCGACGGCACCGTGCACGCGCAGTTCATGCGTCTCTAA